The genomic DNA CGCCCACTCGTAGTCGAGGAAGCGGACGGCGCCGCCCACGACATGCGTGTTGTCGGGCCCCACGTCGGACGGGCTGAACGCGCGGAACGGGCCCTCCGTGAACAGGGCGACGGCGGCGTCGAGCACCGCGCGCGCGGCCTCGTCGACCCCGCCCACGGCGGCGGGGACCGCCGCGGCCGCCCGCGCGGCCTCCCCGGCGACGGGGTCGTTGCGCGAATCCGTGTGCTCGCGCCGCGCGAGCACGGAGAGGTCGCGCTCGCGGCCGTAGGTGCCGGCGTGCATGCGCCCGAGCGCCTGGGCCCAGGCGGAGAGCACGGTGGCCGCACCGGACGAGGGGGTCCGGCGCAGCAGATCCGCCATCGTCTCGCCCTCGCCCAGGTCCTGGAGCACGAGGATCCGCTGCTCCGCGTCCGACGCCAGGAGCTGCGGCCCCGGGCGCGCGTCGACGGGGAGCGCGGTGGCGAACTTGTACGCCGCGCCCTCGCGGGCGAACGCCTCCGAGTAGTCCTTGTCGGTGTGGTCGGCGGCGCGCAGCTGCTTGATCACGACGGACCGCGGCAGCAGCGGGTTGTTGTGCAGCACCCGGACACGCATCACGAGTGTGCGGCCGGAGCCCCCCAGATCTTCGGGTTCACCCAGCTCGACGGGTGCGCCGACCCGGCGACCCAGCAGGCCCTCCACCGCGGTGAGGGCCGCCCTCGTCGTCTCGTACCCCAGCGCGGTGACCATCACGTCCAACCTACCTCAGTCGGGCAGGGGCGCGACGTCCACGGAGACATGGATCTTCGATCCCTTCGATTCCGTGTAGATGACGCCGCGCAGGGGCGGGACGTCCTCGTAGTCACGCCCCCAGGCGACCGTCACGTGGCGTTCGTCGACGAACTTGTTGTTGGTCGGGTCGAAGGGCAGCCAGGCGTCCCCGGGCAGCCACACCGCGGCCCACGCATGGGTGGCCCCGGCGCCGACGACGCGGTCCTGGCCGGGCGGCGGCTCGGTGGCGAGGTACCCGGACACGTACCGGGCCGCGAGCCCCTTCGACCGCAGGCACGCGATGGCGACCCGCGCGAAGTCCTGGCAGACGCCCTCGCGGCGTTCCATCACGGTGCCCACCCGGGTCGAGACGTTGGTGGCACCGGACCGGTAGGTGAAGTCCGTGTAGATCCGGGTGGTCAGCTCCTCGACGGCCTCCACCAGCGGCTTTCCCGGGGTGAAGATCGTGTCGGCGTAGGCGCGCACCGCGTCGTCGATCTCGGCCGGCCGCTGGTCCAGGCGGTACTGCGCGGCGAGCGCCCCGGCCTCGCCGACGGGCCGCGCGAGCTCCCAGGGCGCGAGCGCGGGCCCCTCGTCGGTGACGGCCCGGTCCAGCGGATCGACCTCGACGACCGATTCACCGCGGACCAGGAGCCGGGTGTGTGGTGTGGTCACGTGGAAGTAGGTGTCGGTGTTGCCGTACGCGTCCACTCCCTCGGAGCGGTCCGACGGTTCCGGCCCCACCGTGATCGTGTGCTCCTCGACGCGCTGGTCGGAGAGCTCACGCGGCGACAGATAGCACCGACCGAAACTGGAGGTGACCTCCGCGTCGTAGGTGTAGGTGGTCTCGTGCACCACGCGGTAGCGGCGCGGCCGCGAGTCCTCGGTGCGCCGGGAGAAGCTCAGGCCCACGACTGCACCCCCACCCAGATCGGGCGGGCCGCCGCGGGCGGCGCGAACCTGGTCCGTTCGAGCACGTCCGAGACCTCGCGCATTCCCTCGTCCACGGCGTCGAGCAGCGCCTCGATCTCCGTCCGCCGGCCGTCGGCGATGGTCTCGGCGTCGTCCGGGTCGAACCGGCCGAGCCGCGCGAGCACCTCTCCGACGGTGCGCTCGCACGTCGGGCTGCGCAGTTCGTCGGGCAGTTGCGCGAGGTCGGCGGTCAGGGCCGTGAGCGCGGCGACGAGCGAGCGCGGATTGGTGGCGTCGAGGAACATCAGGTCCACCGCGGCGCCCGCGCGCAGCACGGCCCGGTGCCGGCGCCGGTAGGTGACGGCGGACTCGCACGTCACGAGGTAGGCGTCCAGGAGGCCCGCCTCGATCTCCGCCGGGTTCTCGGGGACGACCATCGCCCGCGTGACGGCACTGAGTTGCAGGGCGCGTTCGATGCGCCGGCCGGCGTCCATCATCAGCCAGGCCGGATCCTGCACGAGCGATTCCCGGCCGAGGCCGGCGAACGCCAGCAGCGAGACCAGGACCTCGCCGAGCGTCTGGTCGAGCTGCTCCCCCGCGTCGTCGCGGTCGGCGGCGAGCCGTCCGAGCGACCGTTCCGCTCCGCTGAGCACGAGCCAGGTATCGGTGGACATCTGATCGCGAACGGCCCGCAGGCACGCCCGCAGCCGGACGCCGGAGTGCGCGACGCTGCCCGGCACGTCCACGTCGAGGGTGAGGCGGCGCAATCGAGCGAGCACGTCGGTCTGTTCGGTCCCCTCGACCACGATCGGCCCGAGTTGATCGGTGACCGTGGCCGCGACCACGGCGTCCAGCAGCGGCTGCAGCACGTCGGCACCCGCCTGCCACGGCCGGTGCCGGAACTCACGGCTGCGGTCGTGCGCCATCGACAGCAGGCGGACGGTGGCCTCGGCCCGCTCCGCGTACCGTCCGATCCAGAACTGGTCGGAGAGGACACGGGGCGTCGCCACCGGGCCGCTGGGTGCCGCCCCGACCCGGCCCGAGCGGGGCGCGGTCGCCACGCGGGCGGGGGCACGGACGTCGTCGGGGGTCGGCACCCAGACGTCGCGGGCGGCCGACGAGTGCAGCAGCGCCCCCTCGGCACCGTCGAGCAGGACCTGGCCGAGGCCGCCCGGCAGCACGGTGTAACCGGACTCCTGTGCGAGGGCGAAGGCGCGCAGCGCGAAGCCGCGTTCCACGACGGCGCCGTGGTCGACGGCGGATCGGCCGGTGAACGGCACGAGGGTCTTCACGCACCACACGGTCGGGTCCGCGGCGATCCGCTGCCGCAGATCGTCGGCCCGGTCCGCGGTGAGGTCGGCCCCGGCGAAGCGCTCGCCGGTGGCGAAGTTGAGCACCAGCCGGTCGTCGAGCGGACCGTCGAGCGCGGCGCGTCCGGCCGGGGTCGCGGCGTGCAGGGTCGGCGTGGACGGCAGCAGCAGGTCCTCATCGAGCAGGTCGCGGCACAGCTGCGGCAGGTACGCGTGCAGGGCCGGGTTCTCGAGCACTCCCGACCCGAGGGTGTTGACGACGGTGACGGCGCCGCGGGTCATCATCTCGACGAGCCCGACGACGCCGAGCTGCGAATCGGTGCGCAGGTCGAGCGGGTCGGAGAACTCGGAGTCCACGCGCCGCAGGATGACGTGCACGCGCTTCATCCGGCCGAGCGAGCGCATGAACACGCCGCCGTCGCGCACCGTCAGGTCGGGGGCCTCGACCAGTGGGAAGCCGAGGACCGAGGCGAGGTACGCCTGGTCGAAGGCGGTCTCGGAGAGGGATCCGGGGCTGAGCACGACGACGGTCGGGTCGTCCACGCCCGGCGGCGCGGCCTCGATCAGCTGCATGCGCAGCGCCGCCGCGAAGGAGGCGACGGGCCGCGGTGTCTCCGACCGGAGTTCGCGCGGGAGGGCGCGGGAGGTGACCCGGCGGTCGGCGAGCGCGTAGCCCACGCCCGACGGCGCCTGGGTGCGGTCCGCGACCGCGACGTACCCGGTCACCTCGTCGCCGGCGGCCTCGCCGATGTCGACGCCGTGCAGGAACAGCGAGCGCGGGCCGGGCGACGGAACGCCGACCGCTCGCCGGATGAAGCCGGGGTGCGCGAACACCACCTCCGGCGGGACCGTGCCGGTGCGCAGCGTGCGCTGCTCGCCGTAGAAGTCCTTGAGCACCGCGTCGAGCAGCAGCGATCGCTGGGCGACGCCGCGTGCGAGCCCGTCCCACTCCTCGGCGCCGAGGAGCACCGGCAGCGGGTCGAGCCGCCACGGCCCCGGCTCGGTGGCGGCCCCGGGCATCGCCGGGTCCTGGGCAGCGGGCACGGCGTCGAGCGCGTTGTAGGTGATGCCCTCGTCGTCGATGAGTCCGCGGACCCGCGCGGAGAGACGGCGCAGGCCCGCCGGGTCGAGTCGGCGGAGTGCGTCGATGCTCACAGGCCCACCTGCTCCCGCATGTCGCGCCACGCCGCCGGACGCAGCACCAGCACCAGGACGCCCGCGACGACGATGCCGACGAGGTTGATCGCGAGCTGCCCCGTCGATTCGAGAGCGCGCTGCCACTCCCCGACCGTCGCCGCCACCACGGCGTACCCGGCGGCGGGCACCGTCGTGACCGAGATGAAGACGCCGACCAGGGCGGCCGATTTGGCGGTGACCATCGAGATCATCCCCGCGGCGCCGGCGAGCAGCGCGACGATGAGCGAGAACGGGCCGACGCGGTAGATGAAGTCGACCTGGCCCGCGGAGTCGAGGACGTCCACGCCGAACAGGTTCGCCGCGAGGGCCGCCTCGGCACCGAGCCACGTGCACGCCATCGCCACCGGGAAGCCCACCGACAGGGCGATCACCGGGCGCACCGCGAAGTGCAGGCGACGGGTGGCGAGCGCCACCGCGATCGCCGCGAGCGGCCCGAACTCCGGCCCCACGACCATCGCGCCGACGACGGTGACCGGCGAGTTCGTCACCACGCCCACCGCGGCCAGCAGCACGGCGAGCACCAGGAAGGCGAGGAAGGTCGAGTTGAGCGTCGATTCCTCGCGGGTCCGGGCGGTCAGCTCCTCCCACACCACCGCGTCCGACGGGTCGCCGGGCACGGCCTTCTCGGCCTCGTCCGCAGCATCCGAGAGCACCGTGTCGAGCGTCGAGACCGTGACGGCACCATCGACGGGGATGCGCAGTTCCTCAAGGCCCTGTAGCACGCGGTGCGCGGCCTCCCGGGTGACCTCCGCGCTGAGCACATCGCCCGCGGGGACGAGCGACGCGCCGGGCGCCAGCGTGATGTGGGTGACGCCCGGCCGCGACCGCAGCAGCGCGAGCACCGCATCGGTCCGGTCGGGCGGGCTGATCACCCGGATGTGGCGCACGCGGCTACTTCTGCTCGGCGCCCTGGTCCGCCGCGGCCTGCTCCGGCTTCTTGGGCTTCGCGTCCATGCCCGACTCCCGGCGCTGCTGCGCGGTGATCGCTGCGGGCGCGTCGGTCAGCGGGTCGACGCCGCCGCCCGACTTCGGGAACGCGATGACCTCGCGGATCGACGACGCGCCGGCGAGCAGCGAGACCACGCGGTCCCAGCCGAAGGCGATGCCGCCGTGCGGCGGGGCGCCGTACGAGAAGGCGTCGAGGAGGAAGCCGAACTTCTCGCGGGCCTGCTCCTCGTCGATGCCCATGATCGCGAAGACGCGCTCCTGAACGTCCTTGCGGTGGATACGGATCGAGCCGCCGCCGATCTCGTTGCCGTTGCAGACGATGTCGTAGGCGTAGGCCAGGGCGCTGCCCGGATCGGTGTCGAAGGTGTCGATCGACTCCGGCTTGGGGCTGGTGAAGGCGTGGTGCACGGCGGTCCAGGCACCGTCGCCCACGGCCACGTCGCCCGAGGCGGTCGCGTCGTCGGCGGGCTCGAACAGCGGGGCGTCGACGACCCAGGTGAACGCCCAGTCGCCCTCCTTGATGAGGCCGAGCTTGTCGGCGATCTCGCCGCGCGCAGCGCCGAGCAGGGCACGCATCGTCTTGGTGGGGCCGGCGGCGAAGAAGACGCAGTCGCCGGGCTGGGCGCCCACGTGCGCGGCGAGGCCCGCACGCTCGTCGTCGGAGAGGTTCTTGGCGACGGGGCCGGTGAGCTCGCCGTCCTCGCCGATCAGCACGTACGCAAGGCCGCGGGCGCCGCGCTGCTTCGCCCATTCCTGCCACGCGTCGAGCTGGCGGCGGGGCTGGCTCGCGCCGCCCGGCATCACGACCGCGCCGACGTACGGGGCCTGGAACACCCGGAACGGCGTGTCCTTGAAGTACTCGGTGCACTCGACCAGTTCGAGGCCGAAGCGCAGGTCCGGCTTGTCGGAGCCGAAGCGGCGCATGGCCTCGGCGTAGGTCAGGCGCGGGATCGGCGTGGGGATCTCGTGCCCGATGAGCGACCAGAGGGCCTTGACGATCTGCTCGCCGAGCGCGATCACGTCCTCCTGGTCCACGAAGCTCATCTCGATGTCGAGCTGGGTGAACTCGGGCTGACGGTCGGCGCGGAAGTCCTCGTCGCGGTAGCAGCGCGCGATCTGGTAGTACCGCTCCATGCCCGCGACCATGAGCAGCTGCTTGAACAGCTGCGGACTCTGCGGCAGCGCGTAGAAGGTGCCGGGGCGCAGGCGCGCGGGCACCAGGAAGTCGCGGGCACCCTCCGGCGTGGACCGGGTCAGGGTCGGCGTCTCGATCTCGACGAAGTCGTTGAGCGCGAGGATGTTGCGCGCCACGGCGTTGGCCTGGCTGCGCAGCTTGATCGCGGCAGCGGGGTCCTCGCGGCGCAGGTCGAGGTAGCGGTACTTCAGGCGCGCCTCCTCGCCCGGCTCCTCGTCGAGTTGGAAGGGCAGCGGCGCCGACTCGTTGAGCACGGTCAACTCGGTGACGTTGACCTCGATCGCGCCCGACGGCAGGTTCGGGTTCTCGCTGCCCTCGGGCCGCTTCTCGACGGTGCCGGTCACCAGCACGCAGTACTCGGACCGCAGCCGGTGCGCCTGCTCGGCGACGTCCGACTCGCGGAAGACGACCTGGGCGACGCCGGAGCTGTCGCGCAGGTCGATGAAGATCACTCCGCCGTGGTCACGCCGACGCGCCACCCAGCCCGCGAGGGTGACGACGGTGCCGGCATCCTCCGCACGCAGCGATCCGGCCAGGTGAGTGCGCAGCACTTTCGGGGTGTCCTTTCGACGAGGAATCTTCGAGCGCCTGTCATGCTACGGGGCGAACCGGTTCACGATCTCACCCCTGTCATGGAATGCTGTGCGCATGACCTTTCAGGGCAACGGGCCGCTCGAGGGCGGCAACGTCAGCGCAGGCGGCGGTGGCGGTATGGGCCGCGGCATGGTGATCGGCGGCGGCAGCATCGGCACAGTCGTGATCGGCCTGCTCATCTATTTCCTCACCGGCAGCACCGGGGGGATGACACAGGCGCCGCAGCAAGCGGGGCCCGGTCTCTCCCAGGCGGAGCAGCAGCTCGACGAGAAGCTCAAGAACTGCACCAAGGAGCAGGCAAACAGCGACACGGCCTGCCGCATCAAGGCCACCACGATCTCCCTGGACAAGGTGTGGCCGACGGTCCTGCGCGGCTACAAGCCCCCGCGCGGCGGGACGAAGATCATGCCGGTGGGCGCGCAGTCCATCAACACCGCCTGCGGTGTCGCGGGCGCCGATACCGGCCCGTTCTACTGCCCGAGCGACCAGGTCGCGGTCTTCCAGCTGGACTTCATGGACCGCGTGATCAAGAAGATGGGCGGCACGAACGCGCCGTTCTCGCAGGAGTACATCGTGGCCCACGAGTTCGGCCACCACGTGCAGACGCTCCTCGGCGACATCGACAAGGCCCAGCAGGGCCGCGGCGCGCAGGGCGGCTCGGTCCGCGTCGAGCTGCAGGCCGATTGCTACGCGGGCGTCTGGGCCGCCCACGCCGACAAGGGCGAGGACGCGATGCTCAAGCCGCTCACGCAGCAGGAGATCTCCGACGCGATCACCACCGCGCAGGCCATCGGCGACGACACGATCCAGCGCAACGCGGGCCGCAACGTCAACCCCGAGTCCTTCTCGCACGGGACCTCGGAGCAGCGCGTGCGGTGGTTCTCGCAGGGCTACCGGACCGGCGCTCCCGCCCAGTGCGACACCTTCAGCGGCACCATCTGATCCGGCGCTCGGAACGCTGATCCGCTGGCCGCGTACCCGGGCGGATGGCTCGTGCCGCCGGTCGCGATGTACCCACCCGGCGACGCCGGACCGCGTACCTGAGCACGCTGACCAACGCTGCCACGCGGCGCAAGCCGGGTCGGGCCACGCGCGGCCTGTAGGCCGGGCATAACCTGGTCGTATGTCGGACGCTGCAGCTGCGAACACGCCCATCGATCAGCTCGCCAACACCCTCGCCCTGCGGGTCGCCGCCACGGACCCGATCCTGGCGACGCACGCGGGAATCACCGAGCTCAACGACAAGCTCACCGACTTCTCCCCCGCCGGGCTGGAGGCGAGGGCGGCCGTGGGGCGCGAGACGCTGGCACAACTCGACGAGCTGACCGAGGAGAACGACGCCGACCGCGTCACCGCGGCCACCCTGCGCGAGCGGCTGGGCGTGCACGACGCGATCCACGACGCAGGGCGCACCGTCGGCGAGCTGAACGTGATCGCCTCACCGATGCAGGACATCCGCGACGTCTTCGACCTGACCCCGGCGGGCACACCGGAGGAGATCGCCACCCTCACCGCGCGCCTGGCGGCGGTCCCATCCGCCATCGACTCCGCCGTGGAGGGCCTGCGGGCCCGCCTCGCCGGCGGCACGTGGCCCTTCGCCGAGTTGCAGGTGCGGGAGGTACTGGCGCAGGCCCGCACGGCCGGCGACCAGGTCGCGGCCAACGTCGATCGCCTGGGCGAGCGGGCACCGTCGGACCTGAAGGACCGGGTGCGAGCCGCCTTCGCCGGGTACGCGGACGTCCTCGAGACCGAAGTCCTGCCCGCCGCGAAGGCGCTCGACGAGCCCAGCGGGCTGGGCGTGGGCCGCGACGTCTACCCCCTGTACTCGCGGCTGTACCTGGGCGCGACCGTCGACCTCGAGGAGACCTACGCCTGGGGGCAGGAGCTGCTGGCCGGCATCGTCGCCGAGCAGGAGCAGGTGGCGCAGCGCCTCTACCCCGGCGCGACGGTGGCGGAGGCCCTGTCTCGACTGGACTCGGAACCGCGGTACACGATCCACGGGACGGACGCGCTACGGGAGTGGATGCAGAAGACCTCCGACGAGGCCGTCGCGGCGCTGTCCGGGACCCATTTCGACATCCCCGCCGAGCTGCACCGGCTCGACTGCAGGATCGCGCCGAGCAACTCGGGCGGCATCTACTACACCGGACCGTCCGCCGACCTGTCGCGCGCCGGCGCCATGTGGTGGTCGGTGCCGGACGGCGTGACCGAGTTCCACACCTGGCAGGAGAAGACGACCGTCTACCACGAGGGGGTCCCCGGTCATCACCTCCAGATCGGCCAGTCGGTGATCGCGCCGCTCAACATCTTCCGCAAGCTCGCGTCGTTCGTTTCCGGGCACGGCGAGGGCTGGGCGTTGTACGCGGAGCGGCTCATGCGCGACCTGGGGTTCCTCGACGACGACGGCGACCTCATGGGCATGCTCGACTCGCAGCGGCTCCGCGCCGCCCGCGTCGTGCTGGACATCGGCGTGCACTGCGGCTTCGAGGCGCCCGCGGAGGTCGGCGGCGGCGCCTGGACCTACGAGAAGGGCTGGCGGTTCCTGCGCTCGCACGTCGCGATGTCCGACGAGCAGCTGCGCTTCGAGTACCACCGCTACCTCGGCTGGCCCGGACAGGCGCCGTCGTACTCGGTCGGCCAGCGGGTGTGGGAGCAGACCCGCGACGCCTACCTCGCCGCGCACCCCGGATCCACGCTCAAGGACTTCCACCGCGACGCCCTGGCACTCGGCGGCATGGGCCTGGACACCCTGCGCGCGGCGATCGTCTGAGAGAGTCAGCGCGACACGAGCACCGGGAGCACGGCCCTGCGGATCCCGACGGTGACGGGCAGTTCCTGCAGGTAGTCACCGTCGGCGTGCACGGGGATCGGGCGGTCGGCGCTGACGACCACCTCCTGGCCGCTGAAGGTCAGTGCTTCCGCCCGCGCGACGTGGGCGCCGGTCTTCGCCTCCCCCATCGCGCTGATGAGCTTGAGCTTGTTCCCGGCACCGTCGACGGCGAGCACGTCGATGCGACCGTTGTCGGATGCGGCGGCGGGGACCATGTGCAGGCCGCTTCCGTACCAGCCGGAGTTGGCGATGACGACCATGTGCACGGGCCCCTCGTGGACGGCACCGTCGACCTCGATGCGGAACCCCGCGGGCTTCCACCGGAACGCCGCGATCGCCGGTGCGAGCCGGTACGCGAGCGGCCCCATCCAGCGCAGCTTGTTGATGAGCTCGGTGGCGACGGAGTCGAGCCCGACGTAGACGTTGCCGACGGCGATCTCGTCGCCGACGGTGAGCACGTCGAGATCCTTGCGCAGGCCGTCGGTGAGCACGTCGGCGATGGCCGTCGGGTCGTCGGGAAGCCGCAGGTGTCGGGCCATGTCGTTGCCGCGGCCCGCGGTGACGATACCCATCGGCGCGCCGGGCACGCGGAGCACGCCGGTCGCGACCTCACGGATCTGGCCGTCGCCGCCGACCGCGACCGTCAGGGCGCCCGACGCGGCTGCTTCCTCGGCGCGCCGTCGGGCGTCGGCGCCGGAGGCGGACTCCACGACGTCGGTGGAGACGTCCCGGCGGGCCAGTTCCTCGGCGACGGCGGCCCACCGCGTGCGTGCGACCCCGCCGCCGGAGATCGGGTTGAGGACGGCGATGACGTCGGTGGCGGTCACGGGAGCAGGATCCCGGGGTTGAGCACGCCCTGCGGGTCGAGGGCGTCCTTGACCGCGCGCAGGGCCGAGACCTGCACCTCGCCGATCTCCTCCAGGTAGGTGGCGCGGTGATCGGTGCCGACGGCGTGGTGGTGGGTGATGGATGCGCCCGCCGCGCGGATCGCGGCGTTCGCGGCGGCCTTGGCCGCGCCCCACTGGGTGAGCGGATCCTCCAGCGCCTTGCAGATCACCGTGAAGTACAGCGAGGCACCCGTCGGGTAGACGTGCGAGATGTGGCACATGACCACGGCGGGCGTCCCCTGCTCGCCGAGCGCTCCGGTCAGCGCGGCGGTCACGTCGGCCTTGAGCCGATCGACGTTGGACCAGAAGGTCACGGTCTCCAGCGTCTCCACCAGCGCGCCCGCGTCGAGCAGCGGATCGCGCAGGTAGGGGCCGCGGAACCGGCCGGCGCGCCAGGCCTCCCCCGGCTCCTCGCCGAGGAACTCGCCACCCAGCTCGATGAGCCGCGCGGAGACGTAGCCGTCGCGGCAGTCGACGTCGGGTTCGTCGCCCTCGAAGCCGACGATCATGAGGCACCCGCCGACCGCGGCCTTCCCCGCGGCCCCCGGGTTCGCGAGGTTGAGGCCGGTCTCGGCCTCGTCGGACAGGCGCAGCACCGTCGGGCGGACGGAGCTCTGCGCGAGCACCCGCATGGCGTTCGCACCGGCGGCGAAGTCGGGGAACCGCCAGCCGTAGAACCGGCGGACCGCCGGGACGGGGTGGACCCGGACGCGGACGGCGGTGACGACCCCCAAGGCGCCTTCGGAGCCGAGGAAGAGCTGCCGCAGGTCGGGACCGGCCGCGGACTTGGGCGCGGTGCCGATCTCCGCGACGCCCCGCGGCGTGGCGACGGTGAGCCCGACGACCATCTCGTCGAACCGGCCGTAGCCGATCGAGGACTGCCCCGCGGAGCGCGTGACGGCGCACCCGCCGACCGTCGCCCCCTCGTACGACTGGGGGAAGTGACCGATTTCGTAGCCCTGCTCGCCGAGGAGCCGCTCCGCCTCGGGCAGCCGGGTGCCGGCGGCGAGCGTGGCGATCTGGGAGACCGGATCCAGCTCGATCAGTCCGGTCAGGCCGCGCAGGTCCAGTGCGACGACGGGCCGGGTCCGCTCGGGCGCGAGGCCGCCCGTGACCGAGGTGCCGCCGGAGAACGGGCTCAGGGTGAGGTCCTTCGCCGCACAGACGGCCAGGACCTCGGCGACCTGCTCGGCCGATGTCGGCGTGACCACGACGTCGGGGGCGTCGGAGGCATCCCCTGCGCGGTACTTCAGCAGGTCCGGCGTGGAGAAGCCGCGAAGATGGCGCAGGCGGGTAGCGTCGTCGGTGGCGACCGTCACACCTGTCTTCTGCAGGGCCGCGAGTGCCCGGCCGGAGACGCGGGACGGCATCAGGAACGGCTGCCCGGGCTCGCCCGGGCCGTGGTCGATGCCGAGCATGGTGAGCGCGCCGAGCACCGATTCGGAGAGGTGCATGGGGTTCGCGGGATCACCCCAGCGGCCGGGTTCGAATGCGACGACGGGAAGATCCACCTCGGACGAAGTCATGATACATTTGTACACATGATGTCGCAGGATCTCAATCCGCAGGGTTCGCCCACCCGCAGCCCGGCCAACGCCGTCGATGACGAACTGATCCTCGACGCGGCCAGGGACCTGATGGCGACCATCGGCATCCGTCGCACCACGATGGCCGATGTCGCCCGCACCGCGCAGGTCTCCCGCGCGACGCTCTACCGTCGCTACCCGAACGTGCAGGCGCTCGCCGCCGCGGTCACCACCCGCGAGTTCGTCGCGGCGCTCTCCTCCGTCGGCCTGTTCGACGGCGCCACCGGCCGCGAGACCGTCGCGCGCACCGTCGTCCACGTGACCGCCGCGGCGCGCTCGCACCCGCTGCTGCGCCGCATCGTCGAGCTGGACCCCGAGTTCCTCATGCCCTACCTGCTGCATCGCACCGGCCGGACGTCGCGCGCCCAGCTCGAGGCGATCACCGCGAGCATCGCGGCCGGTCAGGCGGATGGCAGCATCCGGAGCGGCGAGCCCGCCGAGCACGCCGCCGTGGTGCTGCAGCTCGCGTGGTCGTCGGCGCTCACGGGTCCCGTCTTCACCGAGTCCGCCGACCTGCTCGACGCCCAGCTCTTCGACCTCATCGACCGGTACCTGGCGCCGTGATCGCAGCCCTCAGAACCATCGACCCCGGATCGCGCCTCTCGGCGGGGCGCCGCACGGCCGACCTCGCCGCACTGGCCGCCGATCCATCGGTCGACCTCCTGGTCATCGGCGGCGGCGTGACCGGTACGGGCGTCGCGCTCGATGCCGCGAGCCGCGGGCTGCGCGTCGCGCTGGTGGAGAAGCACGACCTCGCCTTCGGCACCAGCCGCTGGTCGTCGAAGCTGGTGCACGGCGGCCTGCGCTACCTCGCCTCCGGAGCGGTGGGCATCGCCTACGAGAGCGCCGTCGAGCGCGACGCCTTGATCCGCGCCATCGCGCCGCACCTCACCCGCCCCCTGCCGCAGGTCGTGCCCCTGCTCGGCGGCGTGCGGCGCCGCGACGCCACGCTCACTCGCGTCGGGTTCCTCGCCGGCGACGCGCTGCGGCTCGCCGCCCGCACCCCGTCGTCCGAGCTCGCGCGGTCGCGGAGGATCTCCCCCACCGAGGTCATCGCCATGGCCCCGACGGTGCGGCGCGCGGGGCTGCGCGGCGGCCTCCTCAACTGGGACGGCCAGCTCACCGACGACGCGAGGCTCACGGTGGGCATCGCCCGCACCTCGGCGGCCCACGGCGCCCTGATTCTGACCCACTGCGCGGCGTCCCAGGTCACGGGCACCGCGGCGACCATCACCGACGCGCTGACCGGCCACTCGATGACCATCCGGGCGAAGGCCGTGATCAACGCGACCGGCGTGTGGTCGGGCACCGTCGACCCCGCGGTCTCGCTGCGCCCCAGCCGCGGCACGCACCTCGTCTTCCGGCAGGAGACCTTCGGCGGCCTCACCGCGGGTCTGACGGTGCCCGTCCCCGACTCCTTCGGGCGATACGTCTTCGCGCTGCCACAGCCGGACGGGCGGGTCTACGTCGGCCTCACGGACGAGGAGGCCGACG from Tsukamurella paurometabola includes the following:
- a CDS encoding glycerol-3-phosphate dehydrogenase/oxidase — its product is MIAALRTIDPGSRLSAGRRTADLAALAADPSVDLLVIGGGVTGTGVALDAASRGLRVALVEKHDLAFGTSRWSSKLVHGGLRYLASGAVGIAYESAVERDALIRAIAPHLTRPLPQVVPLLGGVRRRDATLTRVGFLAGDALRLAARTPSSELARSRRISPTEVIAMAPTVRRAGLRGGLLNWDGQLTDDARLTVGIARTSAAHGALILTHCAASQVTGTAATITDALTGHSMTIRAKAVINATGVWSGTVDPAVSLRPSRGTHLVFRQETFGGLTAGLTVPVPDSFGRYVFALPQPDGRVYVGLTDEEADGPLPDVPTPSNDEIDFLLATVNLALGSPLTRGDVVGTFAGLRPLLDSGAGRTADVSRKHAVLTRGDGLVTVVGGKLTTYRRMAEDAVDAALAASGLTAGPCMTRTLPLVGAAPRDELRRVDAPERLVRAYGTEAPVVVALGTAHPELAAPVADGSGVTGAELVFGALVEGAVTVPDLLERRTRLSLIPEVAAAATDAAQAALAAQ